In the Naumovozyma dairenensis CBS 421 chromosome 4, complete genome genome, one interval contains:
- the ATP2 gene encoding F1F0 ATP synthase subunit beta (similar to Saccharomyces cerevisiae ATP2 (YJR121W); ancestral locus Anc_7.507) has translation MVLPKLYTTSTRASATQLAKNLMKRSTVSTRSMATAASTSGTVGKVRAVIGAIVDVHFDQGTLPAILNALEIKTPEGGKLVLEVAQHLGENTVRTIAMDGTEGLVRGEKVFDTGAPISVPVGRETLGRIINVIGEPIDERGPINSKLRKPIHCDPPSFAEQSTAAEVLETGIKVVDLLAPYARGGKIGLFGGAGVGKTVFIQELINNIAKAHGGFSVFTGVGERTREGNDLYREMKETGVINLEGESKVALVFGQMNEPPGARARVALTGLTIAEYFRDEEGQDVLLFIDNIFRFTQAGSEVSALLGRIPSAVGYQPTLATDMGVLQERITTTKKGSVTSVQAVYVPADDLTDPAPATTFAHLDATTVLSRSISELGIYPAVDPLDSNSRLLDAAVVGQEHYDVATKVQETLQAYKSLQDIIAILGMDELSEQDKLTVERARKIQRFLSQPFAVAEVFTGIPGKLVRLKETVASFKDVLEGKYDDLPENAFYMVGGIEDVVAKAEKLAAEAK, from the coding sequence ATGGTACTACCAAAACTATATACAACTAGTACGAGAGCCTCGGCGACTCAACTAGCCAAGAATCTTATGAAAAGGTCAACCGTTTCAACGAGATCAATGGCAACTGCAGCTTCCACTTCAGGTACTGTCGGTAAAGTCAGAGCTGTCATTGGGGCTATCGTTGATGTTCATTTCGACCAAGGTACATTGCCTGCAATTTTAAACGCTCTGGAAATTAAGACTCCAGAAGGTGGCAAATTGGTTCTTGAAGTCGCTCAACATTTAGGTGAAAATACCGTGAGAACCATTGCTATGGACGGTACTGAAGGTTTAGTTCGTGGTGAAAAAGTTTTTGATACAGGTGCTCCAATTTCTGTCCCCGTCGGGAGGGAAACTTTAGGGAGAATCATTAACGTTATCGGTGAGCCAATTGATGAAAGAGGTCCAATTAATTCTAAATTAAGGAAGCCAATTCATTGTGATCCTCCATCATTTGCTGAACAATCTACCGCTGCAGAAGTCTTGGAAACAGGTATTAAAGTCGTTGATTTATTGGCTCCTTATGCAAGAGGTGGGAAAATTGGGCTTTTCGGTGGTGCTGGTGTCGGTAAAACCGTTTTCATTCAAGAATTGATCAATAATATCGCTAAGGCTCATGGTGGATTTTCTGTCTTTACAGGTGTCGGTGAAAGAACAAGAGAAGGTAACGATTTGTATCGTGAAATGAAGGAAACTGGTGTCATTAATTTGGAAGGTGAATCTAAAGTCGCATTGGTCTTTGGTCAAATGAATGAACCACCAGGAGCTAGAGCTAGAGTCGCTTTAACAGGGTTAACTATCGCTGAATATTTCAGAGATGAAGAAGGTCAAGATGTCTTATTATTTATCGACAATATTTTCAGATTCACACAAGCTGGTTCAGAAGTGTCTGCCTTATTAGGTCGTATCCCATCTGCTGTCGGTTATCAACCAACTTTAGCCACCGATATGGGTGTCTTACAAGAAAGAATTACTACAACAAAGAAAGGGTCTGTCACATCTGTGCAAGCTGTCTATGTTCCAGCCGATGATTTAACGGATCCTGCTCCTGCGACAACTTTCGCACATTTAGATGCTACAACTGTCTTATCGAGAAGTATCTCCGAATTGGGTATTTACCCAGCTGTCGATCCATTAGATTCTAATTCTAGATTATTAGACGCTGCTGTCGTTGGTCAAGAACATTATGACGTTGCCACTAAAGTACAAGAAACTTTACAAGCTTATAAATCGTTACAAGATATTATTGCTATTTTAGGTATGGATGAATTGTCAGAACAAGATAAATTAACCGTCGAAAGAGCAAGAAAGATTCAAAGATTCTTATCTCAACCATTTGCTGTCGCTGAAGTCTTCACAGGTATTCCAGGTAAATTAGTTAGATTGAAAGAAACTGTGGCTTCATTTAAAGATGTCTTAGAAGGTAAATACGATGATTTACCAGAAAATGCATTTTATATGGTTGGTGGTATTGAAGATGTCGTTGCTAAAGCTGAAAAACTAGCTGCTGAAGCAAAATAA